The segment ttttttttcccctccctgcTTCGCGACACGCGCGATGAAAAGTCTGACCCGCGCCGAGCCCGGATCGGGCAGAGTTTCTCTCGGTCGCGCTTTGAAGCCGATCGCCGCGTGATGCACACAGGACACGGCCAGGTAGCATCGGGAGTACCGGCACGGATTAATTTATGCTGTAGTTGCGCGTGTGGGTGCACGGACACTTTCTCCGCGGCCGAGGTCCCCCATATCCGACTCGACTTCCTTCCATAACAGATCCGACTTTCTCCGATTTCGCAGCGGCAGCCTCGAGGAGGCGCGTTGCGTCATGTCGAGCGTGGGCACCGCGATGACGGGGCGAGATGATAATGCGAACGTGTCAACGAAATATTAACGAAAGGCCGCTCGTAATAGCGCGGTTATACCGTGGCGGCGATGCTAATGCGCGTAAGCGAGCACTGTCTGTAAGGAAAACGTTGGAGGCAGCGTGGCATCTCCTGGTCGATAATTCGCGAAGCAAATGGCTCAAGAATGCCGCGTGATCTATGCGTACTTTATACGTTAAAACAGAAGCTCATGGTCGCAGTAATCTTCCATTTTTTTGGAATCGCATCGCAGGAGGGCGGATCAAGGAAACAGTACGCTGgtttaacaaaatattaatcAACTTTATTCGTAACGGCATCGGTTAACAAAGAAAGGTAACAACAACATCGTATAAAAGGGGAATATGAGGGGATGAAGGAGGAGCGGAGAAAGGGGTACCGTGTCAGTCGATTAATCCTTCGAGAAAACTTAACTACAGCTTATCGTACGCCTAAGGGTAATATATACAACGGCTTATGTTACAATACTCTCTGGGAAGGGCTTTTGTACAATTATCTCGTGACAATGTCCCTTGGATCATTGGTTGGGGAACGCGAAGTTGCCCGCGGGGCCGTTTTCGTTCTTGGACGCCGGCGGCGGTACCAGGTCCTGGCTGATCGCTGGGACCTCCGCCTGGGACGATCTGTCCCACCTGACCTTGTTCTCGTCTACCTGAACCTGCTGCTTGCCCTGAGGGATTTTCTTGGAGGCTGCGTCTGGACTATAAGGAACCACCTGGGTCCCCTGAACCTGAGCGTCCTTTCGGTCCTCCCAGCCgtgatggtggtggtgatcCTCCGAGGGGAACCACTCCGATATCCAAACAGGCTTCCAGATCTTCTTCCACGCTGGCACCCAGATCTCCTTCCAGGCCGGCACCCAGATCTGCTTCCAGGCCTCCTTCCAAGCGAGCTTCTTGTCTGGTATCCACTCGAGCTTCTTGTCAGCCTTCCAGATCTGCTTCCACGCCTCCTTCCACTCCAGCTTCTTGTCGGGCACCCAGACCTGCTTCTTGCCAGGCTTCCAGATCTGCTTCCACTCCTCCTTCCAGACCAGCTTCTTGTCGTCCACCCAGATCTGCTTCTTCGAGGGCTTCCAGATCTGCTTCCACGCGGAGACCCACTCCAGCTTCTTGTCAGGCACCCAGACCTGCTTCTTCGCCGGCTTCCAGTACTTCTTCCACAGCGGCTTCCAGATCAGCTTCTTCTTCCACAGGTCGTGGCTGGTGTACTGCCAGCCGTGGTGATCGGTGCCGTGGAAATGCTCGCCCGGTATGCCGACCTTCACCCATTCAGGGATCCAGAGCTTCTTCCAGGCAGGCACCTGGATCTCCTTCCACGCCGGTACCTGTATCTCCTTCCAGACAGGCTTCCAGATCTGCTTCCACGCGGGTACCTGTATCTCCTTCCACGCTGGGACCTTGATAGGCTTCCACACGGGCTTCCAGACCTTCTTCCAAGCCGGCACCTGAATCTCCTTCCACGCTGGTACCTGGATCTCCTTCCACACCGGCTTCCAGATCTTCTTCCAAACCGGCACCTGGATCTCCTTCCACACCGCTTTCTGCGTCGGCACCCAGATCGGCTTCCAGATCTTCTTCCACGCCGGCTTCCAGATCTGCTTCTTCGCCGGCTTCCAGATCTTCTTCCAGCCTGGCTTCCAAATCAGCTTCTTCTTCCAGTAGCCCTTGTCGTGGTCGTCGTGGTGGTCGCCGTGGTGCTCTTCGATCGCACCACCGCCACCCCCGGAGTGGCCGAAGCCACCGCCGATGTCACCGCCGCCAGAATGACCGAAATTACCGACGTCGCCTCCCCCAGAGTGGCCGAAACCTCCGCCGAGGTCGCCGCCAGAGGAATGGCCGAAACTACCGCCAATGTCACCACCACCGGAGTGGCCGAAACCACCCCCAACGTCTCCACCGTGGCTGCTTAAGTCACCACCGTGGCCACCTAAATCGCCACCGAATCCACCCCCGTGGCCACCTAAGTCGCCACCGAGTCCTCCACCCAAATCGCCGCCATGACCGCCCCCCAAGTCACCACCCCATCTCTTCTGTGCCGCTGTACCATACCTGTGTGAAATTATTACGTAGAGTAACAGAGTCGTTGGATAATTGGAATTAAAGTCTCTTTGGGTGTTGATATAGAGCGATTttctaaaagaaattcaggtaGTTTAAATACGCGTAGTACTGTTTAAAAAGAAGTTCAAACTctgaactaaattaaaattgatGCCCCATAGATTAGCTGTTGAGGCAGAATAATATGGGtgtttctgacaagggaagatcccgaaaattcaaataCTTCTGAAACTATGCGAAGACGTAggtgatttcctcctgattgcaacgcaatttttttcgctgcccaaattcactcgacggggatgaaattaacccctgaaaaatcggctactttccaattttaatttctaactcgcgaactataagagatagaaagaaagtttcaagacaaaagttacttcttttaattagatctatcatttggaaaaaaaaatattttacagttcacgagttataacagaaaatcggaaaataaccggcttTTCAGTGGACAATTACACCCCCTAGACTGAATTTGGGtaccaaacaaaaattgcgttgcaatcaggaggaaattccttaaatatccccaaagtttccgaattttttgaatttccgggttcgggatcatcccttgtgagtTTCTCTTTTGAGTTTCtgttaaagaaaattgaattcaGCTGGATGGAAGCGAGTAACGAGTCACTGGCTCTGGTTGTTTGTTAGTGGGGGTGAGTTTCAAGGCACACGTACGGAGTTTGCTGCTGAGACTGCTGCTGCAGCTGATTCTGATCCAACGCCTTGCTCGCCACAAAAGCGGCCTGCAGTAGCACTGCTAGCGCAGCCTGTAAGCAATGTAATTACACGAGTACTATATAATTTCGCCGGGAGTGACGTTGGTAACAAGCAGGTATACGGCGCGTCGTTCAACGTTCCGACATAGCTCGTTAAACTATTTGCAAATCGACGGGGTATCGCGTGAATCCAGGCGGAGGGGCTGTGAATGCTTATTAGCGGCGCGGAGAAACGTCCCTTCTTTTATGGAAGCGCCGAAGACGGGTCTTTTAACAGCTACCCGTTTATGGGACGTCGCTTTCGAAACTCGCCGCTGTTCGATAATTAGGTAACACGTTCGTCGACAAACAACAACCGAGACTCAGTCGCTTTGCACTTCCCGCCTTGGCTGACGCAACGGCGAGTGAGCAAACTGGTGGATAAAATCCAGATTCGTCACGTTTCAGAGATATACAACCGAAGAAAGTAGAAACACCACGCGGTAGCGGTTCTTCTCGACGGAATCGTTTCCAGGGAAAAGTGGGACTCTATTCGCGGCTGACTCTTTCTCATTCGCGAGCGAAATACGTACGCTAGGTCGAGGCCCACATATTAATATATTCCCCTCGGGAACACCGACGATTCTGATCGAAAAAATTCTAAGAAACTCCACGTcaacgaaacaaagatacaCTCCCCAAAATAATAATACCAAGAAATTCCTACTCCGCGGAAAAGGCCCCGGCATTAATTAAAACATGTCTCCGTTACCAGTTCCAAGACAAACCATTAGTCACCGTCCGTCGATCGCGACACTCACAACTTCCTCGGAATAACAGCGCTTCAAACCTTCACCCCGCTTCGATCGTTCCCAAACCGATCTACACCGACGAAGAATCGAGTCGCTTGAAAAGGGCCCCGGTCCCAGACAACGAGACCTCCAAGTGATGGTCGAAAGAAAGTTCGCGCGAGAGACATCTTTACATGCCTGCGTGTCTAATTTAATACTGCGCCTCTGTGTTATACAGCATCACTCTTCTATTCAGCGTAATCTTCAGATATACGTAACTCTTTCTAACGGAACCGTTCGCTGCTGGTTAgcgttcacagtttaaacttcCTTCCGACCACCGCGGTAGGTCCCAAACGGAGTTAGGTCGCGGAGTAGCCGCGCTGGGGCCGCTCGAATGTGCAAACTGACCGCGCATCCCGGGCGAATCCTCATATTGCTCGCAAATGCCGCCCGCTGGGCTCGGGCCGCGTACTCTTGCTCCCTAACTGCAGGAAAACGTAACTTACTTCGTCCAATCAGCGGAACGCCGTAGTTATATAGGCGCGTATTCTCCCCCGGCGCGCTATCGCCGACGGTGGCCCCGTGCTTGCACGCCGACCAGGTGGCGAAGGTGGTGGTAAAAGTCGTCCAGGTGGAGGAGGCAAGTCCACGTACAACCGTAGGGAAACGGCGCTCGGCGATGGTGGTGGGTTTCCGACGGACGTGTGCGCTACGGGAAGATCGGTTTCGCAGCGATGGGACCGACCCTCCGCTTGTTTTacgccgccgcgttcactttgGTTCGCCAAACCAGACGGCGGAGGATTGTTGGGTTCGACGAGGTGGGCCTTTTTCGTTGTACTAGGCGTGGGTCAATTGCGGCCCATGGTCAAAGTGAAAGTAGGAGCTTCAAAGAAGGGGTgtgtttttaaagaaatgcaGAGGGCAGAGGGAAATATGTTTGTCTcatttttcgtttttatttgtCAAGGTTCCATGGGAAGGTGTTAGGGTCCCTTGCGAGAAATTTTCAGTGGCTGGGTGAGGAGGCAGGTTTAGAGTAGTGGGCATTGAGGGTAGAGGCAATATAGGAAGGGTGGCTCTGTTCTTGTAAGAATGGAATTAATtagagcgttcgaaaatggcGCTGGGAATCTGGTTGATCAGCTTTCTTTTGAAGACTGCTGTGGATTAGTATTCTAATACTgaattagtattagtattctaTTGGTAATATCTACTTATTAGGTAAGAGCTCTCCCTAACGCTCTATGCAAATTAATGATGTCACAGACACTCAGAACAGCTGATTCGCGTTAGACGCGAGGTGAAACGTGCTGTGTACGGTTGAGGCCGAATTTATGTAAACAAGACTTAGCACTCGTCATTACACTGCTTAAAACGCGGGTGCTACTCGATCTAACCAGAAATATCTCTATTAACTAATTACAGTGGGACATTCTATAAGGAACTGATATTACCATTTTAATCACGTGGAGACATTCCTGAAGAATGTCCCCGAAACCTTTCACCGTCACCTTTCGCAACACATAAGTCAAACTCCATCGTTATAGGGCCCTGTGCAAACAGATTCCAAAGAATTCCGTTTGTTTAAACAATGCATTAAAAGAAAGCGGATTTTTCGGAAAGTGTTCACATGGATGCATTCCTTATTAGAAAATACACAGCTTTGCCATTTACAACGTTCTCCTAGCTctagtagtttccaagatatccGACGAAACATGTTTCCTATACCTCAACTTTAGGggttgttttcaccccttcaacacgAGTGTCAGCGGATAAGAAGAAACGcgcgtcgaataattttgtaaGAACTACTGTCTACCAGAGtcgcatcaaaatcggcgattgCCACTCCACTAAACCTCCCCTAATTTAAATCAATCTAACTACCCCCTCAAGAATTACATAATCCATCGCCTCCGTTCTGAAATCCTCCTTTCAAATCTACGCGATCCTGCATGAAATCCATTCGATAGCAGCCGCAGTAACCTGCAATGCTCCGTTACATTGCACGTCCCAGTTGCAGATCACGAGGGAATTGGACCCATCGCTACAGGGCCCGTTCTCCTTCCTCCTGGCCCAGTGTCCACCTCCTACGTACCCGGGGCGATCTTTCTTCGTGCCCCGCGATGGCCCGTCGTCCTGGAGAAAGTGATCGAGAACACGATCCGGTCGAGCGAGACCGAGCGGTTTCCTTCGCCGTTGTATTTACGAGCCTCTAGCCGGCGAAGGCGAAGTTCACGGGGAACGCAAGGTTATGCATCAAGGTTGAGCCCGGTGCTCCAGATCGCTAGGCCACGGACGGTGGAAAGAAATCTAGCGCGGTGGTCGGCAGGGTTTTTACTACCGCCAGACGGTTCAATCGATTTCGGCCTGGCGCCGGGGCCCGGCTGCGGCGGTTTCTCTTCCGCAAGGCCCCGGGGCCTGGACCATCATCCGCCGCTTTTCCTTTCACGCATTCTGTCCCCCGTCGCAAACATGGCACAAAGGAGGGTCCCCGAGCTCGTAAATAAGTCGACTCCCCGAGGGATTCGTTGCTTCTTCGTCGAGGAAACTTGGAAAGGACTGTGGCAAGGTTCTGTTCTTCGAAGAAAGGTAGGGTATTATGAAAGTGGGAAGTAGCAAGCTTCGCGCAGTATTCGTGTAGTGTTGATAATAAATTTagaattgtttctttgtttttattgttttcctgttttaagcaggatggcgtttcaagcttatttttgcttgtaTTGCCCAACAAACTATAGTCCCATTCTTTTTGTTATccctcctcctctctccttcggggcccagcagcagcggcgcaccgggagaaaggtggtcacccatctttccccagtacaccgccccgtgatgcttaacttcggtgatctaacgagaaccggtgttttccatcacggctacggccgctggttaaaTTAAGAATTAATAAGTAGTTATGGAAATGAGGAAGGAGTTTGTTGACATTTGCCGATCTAAATGGCGCATAATTTAGCTCGTTGAATTCGTCTTGAAGTATCTGTAGGTAGGTACTATAGAACGAGCGTAATGGAAACCTTGTGGTTCTGTTGAGAACAGGAAATATAATCGAAGAGTCCTGTAAACGACAAGTGTTGTACCCTAATCGTGGGCTGGGGagtgattaaggggttatgcctaggcagctttcgaaaaagaacgcgattttcgggaattttttgtggattctctactgtatatttttctacaactattcgcttattttaaaagtacatatatgtagcaactctcagtaatttcgTTGTAGAAAACcattaagaaatgaacgaataacagccattctcgcggaagctgttttggtaaaggcgctgtgcggtgagcaagttttctccgagccggatcagctaaaattcaaaattcaaaaactttctgttaacatatggttgaattcagtagatgaacgaaggttttttcgaaaaGTTGGTTTTCGACAAATTGGCGGCCTTTTGACGCAAAACCACGCTTTTCCGgcgtctgaattgttcgtttttcgttaattaaaaatacagtttttggtaaaataaaaaatccttcgttgatCTACTAGTtcttggtatataaaagaagtccgcgaaagtttaggccaatcgatacagtggtttccgaaatatcttgctcaccgatatcaacacagctttcgcgaggatggctgttattcgttcatttcttaatgtttttctataacaaaattaccgagagttgctgcatatatgtacttctaaaataagcgaatagttataataaaatatacagtagatattccacaaaaaaatcttgaaaatcgcgttctttttcgaatttcgctgaatttttgcacgaaaaatcatgatttcaacttcaaatagccgccattttgtttttaattaatatttcggaaattccctccgttaatcggaagatacattaatatgctaacgaaatcttttttgttttttgattttagataatctggttccgaatggcagtgctcaccgcaaaatcaaagttttaaaaatgcttcttggatatcggttgttactttattataaacgtaaatatttttctatgaaaaaattaccaaatgttcctcaaatgttgctcttttaagcgcaaaaagttttgcaaaaatatatgcatccgcttcttcaaaaaaaattcacaaatattggcctcttttcggccgcctgactaggcataaccccttaagtataaTTCTAAACCTAATTAAATCTAACCCAGTCTAAATTAATCTAACGATATGTACGTGAGTATATACAGAGGCCGTACTGCCCTCctcagttaaactgtcctatctagcatttttcatttttcgagatatgttgaaatatttgaagttccacgcgccttttaccttttaagtaaagttagaaaactctacgtgcttcgtaaagatttataaacagtataatgtattcaacctaacttatttccaaatggttataatatccgatctaaaacaattaatcaattggtacggtaataatacatcacctaccggtacacctattacaaaaaattatattaggctgttacgaaataataacaacatgttttaatttaaatgaaggaaaataaggacggtacaaagtaaatgataaaacttcagttttctcggttgcttcaaaatgttagattggacattttaactaaagagggcagcgTAAGCCTATCGCTTTTTATAAACACCGCGATTATCTGTTAGTGATTTGTCAATTCCGCTGTCTaataattctattttttaactaaaactAGACCTGAGGTGTACAAGTAGGTTTTCAGCCGTGTTGCCCGGTCGATGGTCGGACCTCGAGTCTGCCGCTtcgcggcggcaaatcggttttgttTCGCTATTGCTGACTTCGTAGATTCGCGCTTGCCTCGCAGCTGACTTAGCTTAGAAACGTCTCGAAACGTTCTAGAGTAATATAATATGCATAATGTATAGCAGCGTGTATAATACTTGTGCtcgggcgttgcctgggcacaccAGAAGaatcaaatatttttctgaagACAGAAACTGCTTTCCGACTTTAAGGCAATTCCATTTCTCCCTCCCGCGATAATAAAATTTCCAAAAGTTAAATTTCGCCGGGACCAGAGTCATTTATACGCCCCAACAAGTGGACGTTCCCTGGAAAATCGCGGAACTAATTGTCGCTGCGGAGCGCAACAATCACTCATTGTCAGAGTTTCGCCTCTAACGAATAGAAATAAGCTTCCTCTATCCGCGTGATTTCTAACGCTCCCTCTTTCGTTAATTAAGTATTCCGCCGATCGCGCGGTGCAAAATCACTTCCGAAGAAAATTCGCCAGGTTGATCCTTCCCGGCGCGATTTTACGCGAGAATAATGGCCTCGCGTAATCGCTTGTGCAACGAAATATTCGTCCCAAGATCGTCGAAGGTCACCGTGGTACAAGAAGCAAGAAAAATCTTGAAGACGGCTCTCGCACATGTTCGAGAGTTTACGCGGGATTTCGAATCGTTCGCGAGACTCAGTCGTCCCAAACGGAGCAATGGCattgaattttattcgaaaaacTCGTAATCGCCGACATCTGCTGGAGTGAAAGTCCCTGGCAACTTGCAGGGACGTTTATAACAACTCGACAATAAACTCCGCGCAGTTTTCCCTCTTAAAACTAATCGCGTACGTTTAGGTATGGGTATGTAAGTACGAAGctgtttaaggggggagcctggtgtaactacctgaaaatcgaggcatttttcgggaattttttttaaagaaagtatttaattgatctttctgaaactttcaggatattgtattatcagattaaggtagatgaaaaaaaaaatgtgttaaaaaagagcggcaaataacagagttatattaatttaaaatggcggctatttaaagttgaaatcctgactttttcgtgcaaaaatcacgcgtttttaaaaatgcttcttggatgtcgcttgttattttattataaacgtaaatatttttccacgaaaaaattaccaaatgttctttaaacgttgctcttttaaacgcaaaaagttttgtaaaaatatacgcttccgcttcttcaaaaaaaattcacaaatattcgcctcttttcggccgccttaggtacaaccccttaagaccAACTTGTAACCAGAGATTTATCCAGagataaatttaatattcaataaaaagGTTAATATAAACGAAGGAGGAATATATAACGAGTGTCTCGAGGATCGATCTGTACACCTCGCGGTCGCTTACTCAACCGGAGCAGAAGCGATAACCAGCTAAAATTTCGCGACACCCGCGCGGCGTTTGCCGATGAAAGTGAATTCTTTGCTTCGCTCTAGCTAGCCAGTCGCCTAGGAGCGCGCTAAAACCACCGAGTTCCGGTGGTTCCGGTTCGCAAATCGTTCAACTGCTCCAGATTCTCGAATCCTTGCTGCCGGTCAGCGGCCGTCGACGTTTCACCTTCTCCTGCGGTATCCTGGATATACCCGCTTGACGTAACCATTTTCTTCGGGGTTTTGGTTTAATAAGAAGACCACGAGCGCCTCTGAACCTGACAGTCACGGCTCCTGGAACTCCTTGGCCGTTCCCCACACTGGTTCTTCATAGTTTCATAATTGCAtaccataaattaaaattgccTTGAAAGGAATACTTATTTACCACCGTAAGAATCATGTACCACTGTATTTTACTTTCCTAGCGAGTGCTTCAAAGGCTTTCAATAATTAGTTCTCCTGCAGATTAATCGTTTGCTCGTAGGACAGAGACTTCGATGCTCTCCAAGGGAACGTGTCCGCAGAAATATCCGAGGGGACTTCATATTTCTACGACTGTTTCTAATCCTCGACGAGCGattcgaaaaggaaggaaagaataCTGTAAAGTGCGTGACACACGCCGTTTGTTCAGCGCGTGGGCCGAGCTGGAACAGTATCGTTTGAAACATTCCAAAGGCGCGACGGCAAATAAAGAACCAAGTATTTTAGAAATTCGTATTTGTAGTCTAGATATTCGATCCGTGGGTCACAGTGTACCTGTGCTTCGCTTTCTAAATACTTCGTCCCTGAAGGTAGGCGATTGCAACATGCTTCTTGGAAATGTTGCTTCACATTCGTTAGAACCAGAGATAAAATAGGATCTTCCCTTTTTCCTTCCGCTTTCTGGAGTCTACTAGACGACGGAGGATATAGTGtttcttctcgagaatgctttctcgagaaattttataattgctaatttcttatttcccgagaaacttaagtgtaggaaaaatattataaatcccatttattttcgtaaatgaatgcattactagttaatcgcgaacgtataaacacatctacaatttataatacatcttattaatgacattagaacctatatgaattccaatagaaaatcacagtacaggagattcgatattattaactgctgaaggtgctcttaaattcttatttaaaaatttagaaaaattgtatgcggaattaagtatctaatgagtttcttgtggctattaaagaagaaatatagaaaagaggaaataagactattgtatcccgtataaaatttttgcatgatacagaatttcttccaaaatggtcaaaataggcattttttcatttaacagccaagacagctatatataaaaagtcgaattataaaagtaacagattttgccacaaaaaagaaatagattcgctgacactacattagacacattgtgctatttaaaaatagattttaaaaccaaaaagtaatgtttcgctttgtacaaattttgtattaaataaataaatttaccaattatatttaatatctattttttcatgtagacaagttttgtataaattagacaggaataatcatttagttaaagttttcttgtgtgtttgataaatattatcaacattattccaaaaatataatttttgcaatatttttttcaatttctcgagaattctcgagaattctcgagaattctcaagaaacgtggtctcatttctgatttctcgagaaacaaaaaatatcgagaaatcaggaacacttcGCTTCCTCCAAAAGCAACGTTACGACTGATGGATGCAGGTTTCTTTTAAGGGgctgcaaaaaatttgtttgtgatcaaaatttgcagagtaattgattaattccttaataataaatcaaccaattcaaaaactatttaagaaaaatatttcaagatgtttaactactggtaaattgtaattaaatataatgctttaaatgtccctatttctgctgacgaaaaatagcgatgtacgtatttctactcaccatttgtaccaatttctgctcacataatattaaaataagttacaccttttatggagatgttttataacacaagagtaaagcataaaataatgataaacaaaaaataaaatgccttctaATACAAATAAAGGTAACAGCATATATTAAATTGTGaagttatgttactaaaattttggtgagtagaaatgcggacgcgacggtgattcacttgaccctaaacctaatcacctgtgttctacttaaaataatcaaaaatagtaaaaaatctacatccagagcacagtGCGGTATctgttttgttattaaataagaaatttactgcaaaaactaaactattctctgcccaattatcgaataccaatagtgaccctcttccttaccacaaccagctaaaacacggtcgaaaaatcatgagtctctaattttaaaagtttttcgttgcttatgttgcacttcaaataatttagaattattttgttgcaactatagtgcaaacgtgacgcttataataataagaaaaatacgaaatgagcagaaatgggtacatgagcagaaattgggacgttcaccttactGTGTTTCCACGGATTTCAGTGGGGACGTAGGCAATTGGTTTAGGTCTTTATATGAATTTCTCCTCGCTGATTTCTGTTCGCCGTGCTGCTATCCCGACCAGCCGGCAATAATCTGTCGAGGGAATGAGGCAGCGGGTGTAGAGAAGAAAGTTTTATCTTTTCCATTCTACACGCGATACGCATCTCCCTACGATCTCCTCTTGTTCCACGAACGAAACAGGCACTCTGCTTTCTACCATAAAAAGGGCATTCATTCAATTCCCCGCAGCTGCTGGTAAATTGTGGTGCAAATACTTAAAATCGCCAGGCGAGTAATCTAGCTTCAGATAAATGCTGCCCCAagtatatacagt is part of the Andrena cerasifolii isolate SP2316 chromosome 1, iyAndCera1_principal, whole genome shotgun sequence genome and harbors:
- the LOC143373499 gene encoding uncharacterized protein LOC143373499, which gives rise to MRIRPGCAAALAVLLQAAFVASKALDQNQLQQQSQQQTPYGTAAQKRWGGDLGGGHGGDLGGGLGGDLGGHGGGFGGDLGGHGGDLSSHGGDVGGGFGHSGGGDIGGSFGHSSGGDLGGGFGHSGGGDVGNFGHSGGGDIGGGFGHSGGGGGAIEEHHGDHHDDHDKGYWKKKLIWKPGWKKIWKPAKKQIWKPAWKKIWKPIWVPTQKAVWKEIQVPVWKKIWKPVWKEIQVPAWKEIQVPAWKKVWKPVWKPIKVPAWKEIQVPAWKQIWKPVWKEIQVPAWKEIQVPAWKKLWIPEWVKVGIPGEHFHGTDHHGWQYTSHDLWKKKLIWKPLWKKYWKPAKKQVWVPDKKLEWVSAWKQIWKPSKKQIWVDDKKLVWKEEWKQIWKPGKKQVWVPDKKLEWKEAWKQIWKADKKLEWIPDKKLAWKEAWKQIWVPAWKEIWVPAWKKIWKPVWISEWFPSEDHHHHHGWEDRKDAQVQGTQVVPYSPDAASKKIPQGKQQVQVDENKVRWDRSSQAEVPAISQDLVPPPASKNENGPAGNFAFPNQ